A window of the Diabrotica undecimpunctata isolate CICGRU chromosome 1, icDiaUnde3, whole genome shotgun sequence genome harbors these coding sequences:
- the LOC140451054 gene encoding uncharacterized protein yields MLPFEKLICSKSVWILFICLTSTTFGFLENLSRNDINRRSIRGSRASVESFVEEMPFRKDTRGQVNEKDRLYENLYDRRSFRTGTDRFTNRNTDIQPDRLNHNWSDEQVSLNDGDLFTPATGITIPIRSVQNERRSRDVRLDGEQRVRSLDNRPERLFRDDRRSRGTRENKVQRESREDNLSDNRMKNIRESQPKSLNTRKEKMFRETLSRENRQQDQYIRQVTTRNNRQRELRKNHERHLNNRDQRVERNMRASQKRVNEQRQLQERREEIQVRNYREPSHERMLKLRNEYLSPSRYEQNLLNSERMIENRQRNIENHERSQENRERILEETFRYNQDNNLNENRNGHQEKRTTFKTTRDARPSRNRLTRRFRNSQERNIERVPNSYRDFNEHNVERRISDRDVRSVRSSLTHNNRNNGYHSMQFLDANMNEIRQNRERNINIGSEDRLDLYREHEERNQRERQFSREHIHHGYIDRSRFSRRYGETHYRYDNAYSRNFNMPSWSVRDLPLRASLARSDSARQATEARPNSGVSEQETSTCISVQRNIKRQIPIQRNIRENDARVKDLTKQTRDALAVPLSHNSIERRSVPVVKLVPNSRRYAEEHTNVQYSKHNFRFDALANVIQVILGVYLIGQILAHSSKKKSSGLYKIFPTLSAIKEKLE; encoded by the exons ATGTTGCCGTTTGAAAAACTCATTTGCAGTAAGTCCGTCTggattctttttatttgtttgacTTCCACCACTTTTGGATTTTTGGAGAATTTAAGCAGAAATGATATCAACCGCAGGAGTATCCGAGGAAGCCGTGCGTCAGTGGAGAGCTTCGTCGAAGAAATGCCCTTTCGAAAAGACACCAGGGGTCAGGTCAACGAGAAAGACAGACTTTATGAAAACTTATATGACAGGCGAAGTTTTAGAACTGGAACCGATAG ATTCACAAACCGAAACACTGATATCCAACCTGATCGTCTGAACCACAACTGGAGCGACGAACAAGTATCACTTAATGACGGAGACCTTTTTACACCAGCTACTGGCATAACTATTCCTATCAGAAGCGTTCAAAATGAACGAAGAAGCCGGGATGTAAGACTAGATGGAGAACAACGTGTTAGAAGCCTAGATAACCGACCAGAAAGATTATTTCGTGATGATCGACGATCAAGAGGTACAAGAGAAAATAAAGTACAACGAGAAAGCCGCGAAGACAACTTGTCCGATAACAGAATGAAGAATATCAGAGAAAGCCAACCGAAGTCTCTTAACACTCGTAAGGAGAAAATGTTTCGAGAGACTTTATCTAGAGAAAATAGACAACAAGACCAATATATAAGACAAGTAACAACCAGAAATAATAGACAAAGAGAACTTCGCAAAAATCATGAACGTCATCTAAACAACAGAGACCAGCGCGTTGAAAGGAATATGAGGGCCAGCCAAAAACGCGTAAACGAACAAAGACAACTTCAAGAACGTCGAGAGGAAATTCAAGTTAGAAATTACCGGGAACCAAGCCATGAACGAATGCTAAAATTACGTAACGAATATCTCAGTCCATCACGATATGAACAAAACTTATTAAATAGCGAGCGGATGATTGAAAATCGGCAAAGGAATATAGAAAACCATGAACGTAGCCAGGAAAACCGAGAAAGAATTCTGGAAGagacttttaggtacaatcaagataacaatttaaatgaaaatagAAATGGACATCAAGAGAAGCGAACAACTTTTAAAACGACAAGAGATGCACGACCATCACGAAATCGCTTAACAAGACGTTTCCGTAATAGCCAAGAAAGAAATATAGAACGGGTGCCCAATAGTTATAGAGACTTCAATGAACATAATGTGGAAAGAAGAATCTCAGATAGAGATGTTCGCTCAGTAAGATCTAGCTTAACTCACAACAATAGAAACAACGGTTATCATTCGATGCAATTTTTAGATGCCAACATGAATGAAATCAGGCAAAATCGTGAAAGAAACATCAACATTGGATCTGAGGACAGATTAGACCTCTACAGGGAACACGAAGAAAGAAATCAACGCGAACGACAATTCTCCAGAGAACATATCCATCATGGATATATCGACCGTAGCAGATTTTCTAGAAGATATGGTGAAACTCACTATCGCTATGATAATGCTTACTCCAGAAATTTTAATATGCCATCATGGTCAGTAAGAGATCTCCCACTAAGAGCTAGCTTAGCCCGAAGTGACTCCGCTAGGCAAGCAACAGAAGCTCGACCCAATTCCGGCGTTTCTGAGCAGGAAACTTCAACTTGCATATCAGTCCAAAGGAATATTAAAAGGCAAATACCAATACAAAGGAATATCAGAGAGAATGATGCTCGAGTGAAAGACCTGACTAAACAAACACGTGACGCTTTAGCTGTGCCGCTTTCTCACAATTCGATTGAAAGACGATCTGTACCAGTTGTAAAATTAGTACCAAACAGTAGAAGATATGCTGAAGAACATACAAATGTTCAATATTCCAAACACAACTTCAGGTTTGACGCTTTGGCTAACGTGATTCAAGTCATTCTTGGTGTTTACTTGATTGGGCAAATCTTAGCGCACTCTTCAAAGAAGAAGTCCTCTgg GTTGTATAAGATATTTCCCACTTTGAGCGCCATCAAAGAAAAACTAGAATAG